One Gaiella occulta genomic region harbors:
- a CDS encoding TlyA family RNA methyltransferase, which yields MKKRLDVLLVERGLAQTRSQAQALVLAGLVRGYDKAGAQVDEAVELEVQRPPRFVSRGGEKLARALALLGVDPGGRDCADVGASTGGFTDCLLQHGAARVVALDVGYGQLHPRLREDPRVTVLERTNARAVAELPFPPQLVVCDVSFISVRTALPPILRLAAPGWQALVLVKPQFEAGRADVPKGVVRDPEVRRRVLAEVCAQAGAWGARVAGVVDSGLPGPKGNREFIVHLVADPEPTLPDDLDRWIDDAVG from the coding sequence ATGAAGAAGCGGCTCGACGTGCTGCTCGTGGAGCGCGGTCTGGCGCAGACGCGGAGCCAGGCACAGGCGCTCGTGCTCGCCGGGCTCGTGCGCGGGTACGACAAGGCGGGCGCGCAGGTGGACGAGGCCGTCGAGCTCGAGGTGCAGCGGCCGCCGCGGTTCGTCTCCCGTGGCGGCGAGAAGCTCGCCCGCGCGCTCGCGCTCCTCGGCGTCGATCCGGGAGGACGCGACTGCGCCGACGTGGGCGCCTCGACGGGCGGGTTCACGGACTGCCTGCTCCAGCACGGCGCGGCGCGGGTGGTCGCTCTCGACGTCGGCTACGGCCAGCTCCACCCGAGGCTGCGCGAGGATCCGCGGGTGACCGTCCTCGAGCGCACGAACGCGCGCGCGGTCGCGGAGCTGCCGTTTCCGCCGCAACTCGTCGTCTGCGACGTCTCGTTCATCTCCGTCCGCACGGCACTGCCGCCGATCCTGCGCCTGGCCGCGCCGGGCTGGCAGGCGCTCGTGCTCGTCAAGCCGCAGTTCGAGGCCGGTCGCGCGGACGTCCCGAAGGGGGTCGTGCGCGACCCGGAGGTGCGCCGCCGCGTGCTCGCCGAGGTCTGCGCGCAGGCGGGCGCATGGGGTGCGCGGGTCGCGGGCGTCGTAGACTCCGGTCTCCCGGGGCCGAAGGGCAACCGGGAGTTCATCGTCCACCTCGTCGCAGACCCGGAGCCGACCCTCCCCGATGACCTCGACCGCTGGATCGACGATGCCGTCGGCTAG
- a CDS encoding NAD(+)/NADH kinase, whose amino-acid sequence MPSARAVARAAVVLHGRPEQIGAGLARLESAARDASVELVVLSADDPAPGVDVAIVLGGDGTMLRALQKFLGTGVPVIGVNFGRVGFLSSIPSEELEAGVARVFAGATEVVELATLDVEIGGRRFTAVNDAVITSAELGRMVEIEWAIGGEDLGRVPCDGLICTTPSGSTAYNLSNGGPVLMWGLDAMAVTFVAPHNLHARPLVIPRGRDVLAWNRTADVSCAVLVDGHRVADAAPGDGVAVRLGEQRSLFGTLPEATFVSRYRHSFAH is encoded by the coding sequence ATGCCGTCGGCTAGGGCCGTCGCCCGGGCCGCCGTCGTGCTGCACGGGCGCCCCGAGCAGATCGGCGCGGGCCTGGCGCGCCTGGAGTCGGCGGCACGGGACGCCTCGGTCGAGCTGGTCGTGCTCTCGGCCGACGATCCGGCGCCTGGCGTGGACGTGGCGATCGTGCTCGGCGGCGACGGCACGATGCTGCGGGCGCTGCAGAAGTTCCTCGGCACGGGCGTGCCGGTGATCGGTGTCAACTTCGGGCGCGTCGGCTTCCTCAGCTCGATCCCGAGTGAGGAGCTCGAGGCGGGCGTGGCGCGCGTGTTCGCCGGGGCGACGGAGGTCGTAGAGCTCGCGACGCTCGACGTCGAGATCGGGGGCCGGCGTTTCACCGCCGTCAACGACGCCGTCATCACGAGCGCGGAGCTCGGGCGCATGGTGGAGATCGAATGGGCGATCGGCGGGGAGGATCTCGGGCGCGTCCCGTGCGACGGGCTCATCTGCACGACGCCGTCGGGCTCGACCGCCTACAACCTCTCGAACGGCGGTCCCGTGCTGATGTGGGGCCTGGACGCGATGGCGGTCACGTTCGTGGCGCCGCACAACCTGCACGCGCGCCCGCTCGTGATCCCGCGTGGTCGTGACGTGCTCGCGTGGAACCGGACGGCCGACGTCTCCTGCGCCGTCCTCGTCGACGGCCATCGCGTCGCCGACGCGGCACCGGGCGACGGCGTGGCTGTCCGGCTCGGCGAGCAGCGCTCGCTGTTCGGCACGCTGCCGGAGGCGACCTTCGTCTCGCGCTACCGGCACAGCTTCGCCCACTGA
- a CDS encoding DNA repair protein RecN codes for MLRRLRIENLVLIREADLELAAGLNVLTGETGAGKTIFAQAIGLLLGTRGDTSAVGPHGTEAYVEAELDVPDGFFDDDDISVIAELRPEDERGLVLARRVFADGRTRAYAWGRALGREELARAAERLIAMSGQFEQRRLARPAFQLDALDAFCGPGQLERRRALRAAWRSLAAARRAHEALALDAGAAQTRLAELRALVAATESFQPGEEESLRAERERMRHLAEIAEGAAAAVQAIAPDEGEGASALTAAAERALAPLERLAPELGAAAEELRDLALRLREVGSDLHRYLASLEADPARVEAVEERLDLIAEARRRFGAHTFDDLLAQRDGARDELEDVSAAGDPLAAAAAEVESVRAVVDDLVRDLREARRDRAAAFAERVAAELRGVGMGDGEFRVELREREPGPTGADEAVFLIRPNPGLPFGPVAETASGGELSRVALALAAVAGGETLVFDEIDAGIGGVSAHRVAETLARLAGRAQVITITHLPQIAQVAERHFVVEKVPGEPTLTRIERLADDERRAELERMLGGEAFLAAVAGDAQA; via the coding sequence GTGCTGCGACGGCTCAGGATCGAGAACCTCGTCCTCATCCGTGAGGCCGACCTCGAGCTCGCTGCGGGGCTGAACGTGCTCACGGGCGAGACGGGCGCGGGCAAGACGATCTTCGCGCAGGCGATCGGCCTGCTGCTCGGCACCCGCGGCGACACGTCGGCCGTGGGTCCTCACGGCACGGAGGCCTACGTGGAGGCGGAGCTCGACGTTCCGGATGGGTTCTTCGACGACGACGACATCTCGGTCATCGCCGAGCTTCGCCCGGAAGACGAGCGGGGCCTGGTGCTCGCGCGGCGGGTGTTCGCCGACGGGCGCACGCGCGCCTACGCGTGGGGACGGGCGCTGGGCCGCGAGGAGCTGGCGCGGGCGGCGGAGCGGCTGATCGCGATGTCGGGCCAGTTCGAGCAGCGCCGGCTCGCCCGGCCCGCCTTCCAGCTGGACGCGCTCGACGCGTTCTGCGGCCCGGGGCAACTGGAGCGGCGCCGCGCGCTGCGGGCCGCCTGGCGGTCGCTCGCGGCGGCACGCCGGGCGCACGAGGCGCTGGCGCTCGACGCCGGCGCTGCGCAGACGCGGCTCGCGGAGCTGCGGGCGCTCGTGGCGGCGACCGAGAGCTTCCAACCGGGCGAGGAGGAGTCGCTGCGGGCCGAGCGCGAGCGCATGCGGCATCTGGCGGAGATCGCGGAGGGCGCTGCCGCGGCCGTGCAGGCGATCGCCCCCGACGAGGGGGAGGGCGCGTCGGCGCTCACGGCGGCGGCCGAGCGCGCGCTCGCGCCGCTCGAGCGGCTCGCACCCGAGCTCGGCGCGGCGGCCGAGGAGCTGCGCGACCTCGCACTGCGGCTGCGCGAGGTCGGGAGCGACCTCCACCGCTACCTCGCTTCGCTCGAGGCCGACCCCGCACGCGTGGAGGCGGTCGAGGAGCGGCTCGACCTCATCGCGGAGGCGCGCCGGCGCTTCGGGGCGCACACGTTCGACGACCTGCTGGCGCAGCGGGACGGGGCGCGCGACGAGCTCGAGGACGTGTCCGCCGCAGGCGATCCGCTCGCTGCCGCCGCCGCCGAGGTCGAGTCCGTCCGGGCGGTCGTGGACGACCTCGTCCGCGACCTGCGGGAAGCGCGGCGGGACCGTGCGGCGGCGTTCGCCGAGCGGGTGGCCGCGGAGCTGCGGGGCGTCGGCATGGGCGACGGCGAGTTCCGTGTCGAGCTGCGCGAGCGCGAGCCCGGGCCGACGGGAGCCGACGAGGCGGTGTTCCTGATCCGCCCGAATCCGGGCCTGCCGTTCGGCCCGGTCGCCGAGACGGCGTCGGGAGGGGAGCTGTCCCGCGTCGCCCTCGCCCTCGCCGCCGTCGCGGGAGGCGAGACGCTCGTGTTCGACGAGATCGACGCGGGCATCGGCGGCGTCAGCGCGCACAGGGTCGCCGAGACGCTGGCCCGTCTGGCCGGCCGCGCACAGGTGATCACGATCACGCACCTCCCCCAGATCGCGCAGGTCGCCGAGCGGCACTTCGTCGTCGAGAAGGTGCCCGGTGAGCCGACGCTCACGCGCATCGAGCGGCTCGCCGACGACGAGCGGCGCGCCGAGCTCGAGCGCATGCTCGGCGGGGAGGCGTTCCTCGCCGCCGTCGCGGGCGACGCGCAGGCGTGA